A stretch of the Polyangiaceae bacterium genome encodes the following:
- a CDS encoding SUMF1/EgtB/PvdO family nonheme iron enzyme → MNRALVIGLLAVLSAACGGQTEDSAATAPTWPKTGCPPGTDLVDGRCRVREIYVPGGTFTMGRGYCPVAGVHQLPPSFEPCPLADTPHEITVAPFWMEATLRTWSHYEDDPGCPSQELECAQPKAYMPLLSDIAVAQPAYDGPGTPSPGDQICGEEGKRHIDEAQWEWAATWGGTRTYPWGEAPPTCELANIDATKCPPKVPWVGNDIPEVSAAGSYPPSPEGIYDLAGNAGEVVGIAPYAYTDAYTSLPTHSTECPSGQSCSFKKVLVLPVRGGGTGGPLEVLRAAHRGGGLRYNDIPGYGYRCVRPVE, encoded by the coding sequence ATGAACCGAGCGCTCGTCATCGGGCTGCTCGCGGTGCTGAGCGCCGCGTGCGGCGGCCAGACGGAGGACTCCGCCGCAACCGCGCCCACGTGGCCGAAGACCGGGTGCCCTCCCGGCACCGACCTCGTGGACGGCCGCTGTCGCGTCCGCGAGATCTACGTCCCGGGCGGGACCTTCACCATGGGCCGGGGCTACTGCCCCGTCGCCGGCGTGCACCAGCTCCCCCCGTCCTTCGAGCCCTGCCCGCTAGCGGACACGCCTCACGAGATCACCGTCGCGCCGTTCTGGATGGAGGCCACGCTGCGTACCTGGTCGCACTACGAAGACGATCCGGGCTGCCCCAGTCAAGAGCTCGAGTGTGCGCAGCCAAAGGCGTACATGCCGCTCCTTTCCGATATCGCCGTCGCTCAACCGGCCTACGACGGACCCGGCACGCCATCACCGGGCGATCAGATTTGTGGCGAGGAAGGCAAGCGCCACATCGACGAAGCTCAGTGGGAGTGGGCCGCCACCTGGGGCGGCACCCGCACCTACCCCTGGGGCGAGGCTCCTCCGACCTGCGAGCTCGCCAACATCGACGCCACGAAGTGCCCGCCCAAGGTGCCGTGGGTGGGCAACGACATCCCGGAGGTGAGCGCGGCCGGCAGCTACCCACCGAGCCCGGAGGGCATCTACGACCTGGCCGGCAATGCAGGTGAGGTCGTCGGCATCGCACCCTATGCCTACACGGATGCGTACACGTCCTTGCCTACCCACTCGACGGAGTGCCCAAGCGGTCAGAGCTGTAGCTTCAAGAAGGTGTTGGTCCTACCGGTGCGAGGAGGCGGCACGGGAGGTCCGCTGGAGGTCTTACGCGCTG